The stretch of DNA ACCCAGGCAGAGGCCCTGGCCCCGCCACTTATAGCTCTCCACACCTCCAGTCATCTGGCTACTTGGGCTGTTCTGAAGCCTCCCTTGACTCCTTCCCTCGGGTCCTTGCCCACTGTCCCGCCCACAAAACAGTACATTCCTGCAATGGCATCCATCCTCTTGGCCTTCGAAAATCCAATATCAAAGAGCAGGCCTTTTCCCATTCATCTatcaagaggaaaggaaaggaaacacaaCCCTGACCTTCCTCAACAGCCAGAATCAGCTTTCTGTCAACTGTTCAGGAAAACATGTCCCTGAggcctctcccacccccaccccacccccaatacACCCCCACCGCCACCTTGGACCAGCTTCCTGCCACGGGGTTTGTCTCAGAGAGAAGAATGACAACCCATGCCTAATGTGCCCTCCCAGATGGCCTTTGAAGCACGAAATGAGATCAAAGTGATGTGGTTTTTTCTCTTAACTTACAGATAGGGGAACCACATGTCCTGGTTTGCATGTGTTATCCCAGGTTATATCTATAGTCCAAGGACCATCAGTAATAGTGCCTCTTTTTATGCTCAAAACTTGAAGAATTAAATGTTTCCCCAGTTTAGAGCTCTTACCCTGTACCTGACGCTCTTTGCTTGCAAGGAAAAGAGACCCACTTGAGCTAGTTTGAACCAAAAGTAAGAATTATTATACAAATACAGGGATATCTCACAGAATCCAAGAACAGGCATGTAGCAGGGACCTTCTTGGGCTTGGAAAGCCAGGGATTGTGAACTAAAGAGCCCTAGACACATGGCTGCTTCCTCACGCTTCgttcttcctctttcatttgtttattattccTGGCTGCACTGGCCCTGTATTGCCatacctgggctttctctagttgcggtaagcAGAGGGTACTCTCTAGCTGTGAtactcgggcttctcattgcagtggcttctcttgttgtgaagtgcaggctctaggcatgtgggcttcagtatttgaggctcgtgggctctagaacTCGGGCTCAGTCCTTGGGGCCCACAGGCCTggttgcttcacagcatgtgtgatcttcccagaccagggatccaacccgtttcttcttcattggcaggtggattcttaaccactggaccaccagggaagtcccctccctcTCTTTGTCTGCAGTCCTCTCCTCCCACTGCAGTCAAGCTGCTTGTGCTCCCAGGTGCAGGCGGCAGAGGACTGCTTTGGGGCTTAGACTCCACAGAATACAGGTCTAGCCCCAGGACAAGAGGGCTTTAGTGGCGTGATGCCCCACATCGATTCCAATGTCCTCAGGAAGGAACTTGATAGCCACAGCTGGGATCAGGGGCCCAGCCCTCTTCAGGGAGATGTTGCCATGAGGGGTGGGGTCCCAGTGGACTAAGCAGGGCTGTCAGGGGCCACTGTTGCGGGTGAGGGGGCCATGAAGGACTCACAGGAGAGGTCATGCTAAAGAGGGGCGGCAGGACTCAGTGGGAGGCTGGGGCACCTAGGAGGTGGGGTGAGAGCTTAGAGCTGACCTGAGTTCACACATCCCCCAATACTCATGCTTTCTCTGCCAGCTGACCTCAGAGCTTTAACCAGAGCAAGACTCTGCCACCAGAGAGCCTGGGTCAATATCCCAGCTGTGGTGCCAACTAGCCTAAAGAGTTCACAGATGCGGTTCCTTAAGGAAGAGGCTCAACTCAGCCTAACCCAGGCCCAGGACTGGGAGGGAGAAAACTTGGGATGTCTGGGGTTGGGCAGCAACAGCCAGCTCCTTCCTCATATTTATCTCAGGACCTACATTCTGTCTTGCCACAACTATATCTGAATGTTTGACTCTTATACATGGCTTTATGCCTCCACCATGCTGTCCAGATTTCGGGAGAGATCTGATGGGCAATGACCAGGTCATGTAGACAAAAGCCCTAAGAAGCCTCTGAAATGCTGAGGAAGGTCAGAATGCTTTTGTAAAAAAATATTAACTTATTTGGTTACacatggtcttagttgcagcattgggAAAATTAGATCAACAGTTGCAACATgcggcatttttttttttttttttttagttgaggcTCttatctgtggcatgtggaaactAGTTCCCttggcagggatcgaacctgggccccttgcattgatAGCACAGAGTCATAGcggctgggccaccagggaagtcccaggttagAACTACTCAAAGATTCATGGAATAGGAGGGGACTCTGTTCAAACGGAGAGTGACCTGGCCTTCTGGCCTGCTTGTGAACACCACTTCATAACTGACACCATGTACCTTGCCAAGCTCATCTCTTCCACCACTGCCAAATCCTAATTCCAGACATGATAAATGATATACAATGCCCCCAAAAGTGCTCCATTCTGCCCCCAGCCTCAGGGCTTTTTATGTTGTTTCTTCTGCTTCAAATACCCTCATCTACTCCTACTCCCGTTGCTTGACTCATCAGCCTGCAGAGTCCAACTTAGAGGTCACCTCATCCAGGAAACCACCCCTGCCCACTTCTCAAAAGCCCTCAACtggtcagaggccccacagaaCCATGCAGCTCCTAGACCTCACACCATTCACACAAGATGGGGGTCTGAAACAGGGCCTGGCCTGGAGTGAGAGGTCCACAATTcttgttgaatgactgaatgacagGCTGCTGAGTTAGCTCAGTTTCCCTCAGAAATGACCTCAGCACATTCCTCTAGATGAATTCCTAGGTTAGCCCTGAAGACCCAAGAGGTGCTACCATAATGAGGGAGAGCTAGGCGGGCAGGTGGGGAGGGTTGACCCCGGGGAACAGCAGTTCCCTCAGAGTATTAAGAAACACCAAAGTTGGCCTTTCAGTTTGTTTGAAATCAGTATCCAGATGAAGGCATCATCAGACCTGAGGATTGCACAATCCTGGGAAAGTTACGTAATGTTGCTGATAAAGGGATCCAGTGTCAAACGGGCTTTCAACAGAGCAGGTCTCAGTCAGAAGCAAGACCCCAGAGGTGGCACGTGCATGAGCACAGTGGGGGGAATGCGGCTGGGGAGCTGCTCACGAAGCAGAAGGGCTGAGGTGCCTGGTGTGCAGTGCCCGCCTGAGGCCCCAGTGACAGGCTGTCAGGCACAGGGAGTGCCCTACGGGCAGAGTGAAAGGGAGGTCTCAGTGTGGACACGGGATCCTCTGAGCGCATGGTCAGCTGCCCACCATGGTCACTATGTGGCACCAGGCTCCCAAGGGGTCACCTGGGGATGGAGGGGTTCAGGCAGAGCTGGATGCTGCAAGGGTCAGCCAGGCTCTGGGAGCCTTAGATGATGCAAACCCTGGCCTGGAACCCCCAGAACCTGGAGCAGGTGGTGGGAACGCTGGTCTCAGTCCTGGAGATACACACGGACACTTTGCTGCCAAAGGCCTTTATTGAGTCCCTGGTTTTGCCTAGGGCTCTGGTCAGGGCACCGGGCACGGCAGGAGTCCAGGCACCACCTTTCCGCAGCTCCAGCTCCTCCTGGGGAAGCTGGGAGCGCGCCCTCACACCTGGCAGCCCTGTGTACCATACTCCTCGAGGAAGCTGTTGAGCTGGGCACAGGGTGTCCGATGGCGGGTGCTCTGGCACATGCGCTTGGAGGGCATCTCCTCGATCCAGCTGTTTGAGTCCAGCAGGTACTGGGGACTGCAGGCAAAGGGGCAGTCAGCAGGGGTCAGCAGAGGGTATGGAGCAGACCCTGAGGCACCTGGATTCTGAGGGCACAAGGGACCGCTTCCCTAGAGAGGCGTGGGCAGAGCAGGAGACCGAGGGGTCCCAAAACTCACTCTCCCTTGAGGTCGTAAGTGGCCCCGTCCAGCCCCATGATCAGATATTCTTTCCCAGGTTCCAACTGAAGGCGGCAAGAGGCTCGGACCAGGAAGTTTCTGGTCTGATCAGCAGTGGCCCTGGCATCCTTGGCTGAGGGGAGAAGGTCCACAGAGTCAtcagaggggaagaggagggggaggacagCAGGGGGGCCGGGGGCCTCTGCGCCAAGCCTCCATTTGACCCTCACCACTCCCAGCGGGCAGGTGGGACTGCATTCCTGTCTGTGGACAAGCCCAGGGCTTCGAAGAGGTTGAGGGGCTTTGAGCTCAGACTGGCTGCAGTTTCACTCTTCCAGGCGCCAAGGCCCCAAAGCCAGACCTCAGCTCCCCAGTatggcccccagccctgcccacttATTGCCCCCCTCTTACTGAAATGCAGGACTTGGGTGATACGGGTCTCAAAGAGGCGGAAAGCGGCCCTGCTGTCTTCTCGGAGAACCTTAACCTGGAAGGCTGTGGGGGGTttaagagaagggagggaaggttAGTTATCCCGAGGCTAAGAGGATGGGAGGTCAGTGCAGAGTGACAAGGCTGTCCGTGGGCCTGAGAGGTGCAGGTGTAACCTAAGAGACCTTGCGGGTGGGTgggtcagggccagggccagggcctgGGCAGGAAGACTGACCGTAGTCCACTCGGGGAGAGTAGCAGGCGAATTTCATCCGATAACCCTCCACGTCCTGCTGCCCACGCTCCAGGGCCCGGCGCTGCCGAGGGCACTTCCCTGAAGTCAGGGGCCCAGGTGAGACCGTGTAGGCCCCAGCCAAGCCTCTTCCCACCCCTGATCCCTGGTCCGGTGTCTCACCCTCAGCACACTGGCAGACATCCGCAGAGCACAACGTGGACAAGAGTTTGCTCTTACGTGGTGCCCCATAAAACACAGAACATTTGTGCTCTGGAAAAAGCAGAGAGGGGCGTTCATTAGGGCACttgcctctccctgcctccccagtcCATGGACCCCCAGGACTCGCTTGCCACCCCTCACTGCCACCTAACCCCACCCTCCCGAGAGTCCCCGGCGCCTCACCAGGGTTGTAGTAGTCATACAGGACGGCGCTGGCTGGTTGTACCAGCCCCACCGGCACCTCCTGCACCGCTCCGAAGCCCACACACTCCCGGGAGGTGGGGACCTGCcatgggggaggcggggggagggagTCAGGGACCCACCTCTGGGCCCTGCAGACCGCTATGATGGATTTGCTTGGCCTATTTGGTTCCGGTCGATCTTATCTTCAGTGTCCTTCAACATTTGTTACCTTCCAGCCTCGGGATTTCTAAAAACTGCTCCCCAAGGTCTCTGCTGACTTCACTGCTCACATGGTGACCTCACCCATCTCCGGGGCCCTGAGCGGCTTCACAGAGTCCCACTTCACGGACACATCTTCACAAAACTCTCCCTACCCTCAGGGCTACCTTCCAGACCACCCCTGATTCTGACCTGGTCATTTCTGAGCTTCCCGCTTGTCCCTCCCAGAGGCACAGGCCCCAGCGCAGTCCCTTCCCGTCTCTGTGCTCTCCTGGGGCGGTCTCACCACTCCCCAGACTCTGCAGGCGCGTGGTTCCTGAACCAAATGTTCAGCCTGATTCTTGTATTGGGATTTTTACAGGATGTATTAAGCCCTCCCAGTTCCCTCTGCCTGCCCTCCAAACCCACTCACCCTTTCCGTAGCCTCACTGATACAACTAAGGCCTCACTTATCTCCTAGGTACCAGCAAGTGCTtgccctctgccaccctctctgACCCCGTCACTCATGTAGGCCCTGATTCCTCTCCTTATGGCCACACTGCTCCAGTCCAGCCTGGTACCCCACACGAGTTTCCTTCCTAAGCTGCACGGTGAGCTCCCTGAATTGACATCTTCCTCATTTTTCACTGTGTTCAACCAGATCCCTCTGCCTGGTCTCAAGCCAACAGGGTCTGTCCCCTCTGCACACACTGAGCAGAGAGGGCCTTCCCAACGCACAAACACATGGTGAATGGTATCACAGTATTAACATACATGTTTTACATTTCTCTCCAAAGTttacaataaatattcaaaaaaaattttggaGGGCCATCAGAGAGTTGATAACTGTGTTAGTCAAATAAGGCCATGGGGGGGTGCGAAAAAACTCATCTAGGTCcgccatcatttttaaaaaaagacaaaacacactTGAATatcataaacaaacaaaccaaaaaaacggggagttcaacaacaaaaaaccagtcCCTCACGACGAATAAATTCAAATTAAGAAAGGCGCTCTCTCAAGCCCTCCCTGGCTGACTGGCCCTGGACCCCAAGACACAGAAGGGGCTCAGCCCCACCTCCCTGCAGGCAGCGGGGAACCTCCCTGGCCAAGGCTCTGACCCCTCCTGTCCTGTCTCCCTGCTCACACCACAAGTTCTCTCCCAGAGCAGTAGCTGCTGATACACCTGCCTCCTGGAGACCTCCTAACACGAGCTCAGGAAGCGCAGCGCCAGCTCGGCGCCCCCCTGTCACCCTCCTTGCTCACCGAGTCGAAGTACAGCAGGACGTGGGGACCCTCGGTCTCAAAGTGGCTCACGTAACGGTCGGGGAGGGAGGTCAGCTGTGGGGAACGGGAGCAGGGAGTCACACGGAGGAAGCCCCGGCCGCCCTGCACATCACAGGGCTCAGCAACTGGGGTTACCGCGGGGATGGGGCCGGGCTCCTGGGGCACAAGCGCCCCTGTGGGTGGCTGGTCACACCTTCTCCAGGTCAGCCCGCAGGGCGTGGAATCCACTCAGGAGGGTGATGTCCGCAATGGCCATGCCCGACAGCCCCACCTTGCCAGTCCGCCTGTGGAGACACGTGCCTGTTGTCTGGGTCCCCCCACGCCTGGTGCCAGGCTGTAGACACCCGGCCCCAACCTCGGCCCTGCGTCCCTCTCCCAGCCCAGCAGCACCCACATGCCCAGGGCCACCCCAGGGCTCACCAGATGCACACAGAGTACTGCACCCTGGATTCCCGTTCCTCAGCTGCCTTGGGGGCCTCCCTCCTACGGCGGTTCCTCCGACCGTCAAATAGCTGCAGGGGTGTCACGGGCTGGGAGTGGGCCTCGGGGTCATCCCCCGCTGGAGAGTCCTCATACTCGTATTCCTGGTAGTCCTCCTCAGCCTCCACTGCCAGGGGACAGCACTGTGGCTCAGCCCTGGCACCAGCCCCTCAGAGACCCACAGCCTGTGACCCCAACACTCACTCGTGTACTCGACGTGGCCCATGACTGTCACTTCAATCTGAAGATCCTGGCAGGTCGTGTTTGTCATGTCCATAACATTGTAGCTTCGAAGAACCTGGGTCATCAAGGGGTGTGAAGGAGACATGGGGACACTTAGGGCTACAGACCTCTCTCCAGAGCCACATGGAAGGCCTCTGGATCCCTTAGCTCCTGGGCTAAGTGCTTTGAGGCCTTCTGCCCTTTCCCATCCTGCCCCTGGACCCATCCAGAAATACAAATGGACCCAGGTGttgggtgagagagagaggggagcagGGTCCTGGCATGGGGGCAAGCACTGTACAGAAGCACCAAAGAGGCTTTAATGGAAAGTTCAGGAAACGCTGCTGGCCAGGCTTGGTTGAGGAAAAGGAGATTGTCATTGGGACAAGATCCTGAAGGTCATTCAAAGGTAGGAGATATGTCTACATGGGAAGATTTGTCCAGCTGGGGAGGTGGGCGGTGCTAGCTAGAAAGGTGAGGCGGAGTTActggggaggtgggcggggctgGAGTGAAAGCAGAGGAGGAGTTActggggaggtgggcggggccggGAAGAAAGCAGAGGAGGAGTTActggggaggtgggcggggctAGGAAGAAACTGGAGAAGTCTCCCAGGTCACCAGGAGAAGCTTAGCATGGTGGGGGCCACTAAGATGGGCCCCAGAGTGGCAGCTGCGCTCCTGCAGGGTGGACTCTGTCAGCCAGAcaagagacacaggaggaagagaaggtttGGGGCACAACCACGTCAGAGATGCTCAGAGCTCAGGGGAGACACTAGGGTTGAGGCACCAAGTGTTTGAGCATCAGCACTGAGGGGCTGAAGGGGATGACAGGCGCCTAGTGAGGGAGGAGAGCAGAGTGAGGGGCACATGCCCAGGACAGAGCACAGGGAACCGCAACCCAGgggtctcctcctccttcccaaaCCATGAGCTCTGCCTGCAGGTCTCCCACTCAACACCCCAGCTTCACCCTGATCGCGCTGGCCACCCAGTGCCACCAACGCTCACCTTCAACGTTCCTTTGCTGTTTCCTCCCACCTCCACGTTAATCTTGCTTCCCAGGGAAAACTGTCACaagcagaaaagggaaagagatgtCAGAAGGGCACACTGTTGCTTCAACTTACCTCCTCCACCAAAATAACTCCACCTCCACTCCCCACCTCACTTTTCAACACTTTCTACCTTCACCCGCGTTCTCTCTCCACCATCTCCTAAACCCTCTGTAGATGCTGCGTGAATCATTTTCAGATCAGATAAAGAAACTCAGAGATTGTGACTTGCTACAGGTCACAAACCCTGTAAGTCTTCCAACAGAGTTATCAGAAAGAGGGGTTGTAGGGATTCATCAGGGGTGGCACAGGGGGATGGCTTCTGGCCTGGCCGAGGGAAGCCCAGATGTCCTGGTCACCCAGCTGAGGGAATGGTTCACCTGCAGCTCTTCCTCCAGCTTGTGAACTTGGTGGTTGGTCAGCTGCAACACATGGGACTTGAGCCCACTGCGGCCCAAGGAGCTGAGGGTCACGTTGAGCCCCTTCTCCTCGGTGGTGTGGGACGCGATCCAGTATGCAGACAGGGCATCCAGAGCCATAACAGTGTCCTGGGGAAAATGGGCCAGGACTCAGGTACTTGGTCTCAGGATCAGCCACCCTAGAACCCCAGGACAGTCCCTACCTGGGTGCTACGGAACCCCCCTTGGAAGCTGCCCTGGCGGGTCAGCCAGGATGCAGCCTGGTCAGCCAGTTCAGCCTTGCCCTCCCATAGCAGCAGGTGTAACAGGCCGTATGCCGTGGTTTCAATCCACAGGGCCGGGGCCTGGGGAATGGGGTCTGCTGGGCTGTGAGGAGCCAGAGTGGGTGACAGGACGTTGCTTGGAGAAGTGGTGACTGAGCCCCAGTACAGCTTATCTGGAGTGAAAGGAGACCCACAGGTGAACGGGGGAGGATCTTAGTTGTTGGCCCTTTGACCCTGCCCCTTTAGTCTCTCCTGATTTCCCAGTCACCCCTGCGTCTGCTCTGTTTCCTCCGAGGGCCTCCATTCGTTGCGTTTCTCCCTTTGGACACAATCAGGGGTCTCAAGTTCTCCCAAGACCCAGGTTCACTGCCAGGACCCCCTCACCACCAATGTCCTGGGCCATGGCCATGAGGTTGTTGTGGGCAACACTCCGCAGGTCCTCGGGGGCATCGGTCAGTGACAGGGCGTAGGCCGTGATGGCAGAGGCATGGGACCCCAGGAGCCCAGAAGTTACTTTTGCCCCCAAGAAGGTGTTTGCTCTTGAGATGGAATTTTCCTGGAAGAAAGTATGTGTGGTGGGGAGATCTGTAGACTGGGCTCCTGAGGGGAAAGGGGATCAGCAAAGGGCTAACACGCGAGTGCCTTACCACTCTCCTCAACTGCTCtgaattcttgtctgggaagaCCGCCAGCCCGTGGTGAAGGGCGATGACCACGAAGGCTGTGAGTGCCACAGTCTCATCGCTTCCCACTAAGCCTCCCTGGTTGTAGTAGGGAGAATAGGGGGCATCaactgggagtggggagggtcAGGAACACTTtaccctccagtgttcttggcccaGTCTCCCAACCCCGTACCTGCATGCTCCTATCCATTACTGGATAGGGGTCATGGAATGAGCCATTATCCCGTTGCTGGGACAGCAGCCACATGGCCGTCTCCTGCAACTTTTCAGGAGAGCCGCCCACCTGATCCTGGGCCAAGCTCAGTATCTTCAGCACAAAGGCCGTGAGCCTAGAGGGGAGGAAGGCATGGCTTGGGATAGCTACTGGATGGTACAGGGGACATGGGACCACTACTGGGGTTCCTATTAGCCCCGCCAAAATAACTGGCTCTGCCCCCACCAGCCCTGGCCCCTCCCACACACCCAGGACACTCCCCCAAACTCACCAGGTGCTACTGTCCCGATGTAACCAAGCCCCATAGGAACCATCTCCTTTTCGAAACTCCTGGATCCGCGTGTAGCCTTGGAGAGGAGAGGCGGCTGAGGTCACACCGACTCCCCCACAGCTGTGGCCAGGCTCCACATTTCCACTGGGGACCACATCTCTCTTCCCTGCTCTGGCCACCTGGGCTGCCCAGCTCCCATTAATTGCCCTCTCCAGGCCCCCACTCCTGCTTGCCGCTGCCCTCAGAACCTTTCTGGATGAGATCCACGGCACGGTCCTTGGTCTCAGGGGGCAGCATGCTCCACTGCTCGGTCTTGTCCAGGTAGCGGGAAGCAGCCAGTGTTGGAGCCAACAGCGTCATGGTTTGTTCCCCGCAGCCTTGGGGAAGCCTCAGGAGCGAGGCCACGCCTCCTGGTAACAAGGCCCCCTCAGAGCCCAAAGCTTCCAGTGGATCCGAGGCTATGGGGAGGGACAGGATGGAGGGTCAGAGTGCAGATCTGGGGGCCAGGGTCGGAGGGTCATGGAGGCTCGGGATCAAACAGAGTGCCCAGGCTTCACATGAATCCAAGGGTGGCCACCGGGAAGGGACCAGAGGACACTCCCACCTGTGACGCTGACGACACTCTTGAAATCTCCTTCAGGGATAATATTGGGATCAGAGTTGCCAGGAATTTCCAAGGTTCGGCCTCGGGGGTCTGGGAAGATGAGGGGAGTCAGTGGTCTGTCCTGCTGTCCACAccctctgccccccaccaccccccaggaCACTGATGTCTGTGAGTGGAGGTCTCTCACCCAGGGGGTTGAGTTCATAGACCAACTCCTCCCTGTGAATGGCCCCTTCTCTCTGTGGAGAGGAAACGTAACTGTGAGAGACCACACAGGCTACAGCCTGCCCCTCCCAGTGCACCCGCCTCAGGACCTGGAGTTGGAACTTCAGGAACACAGTCGGGCCAGAACTGTGGAAGATGCAAATGACCAAAGCGTTGGGTTTGGGGGTGGCCTCAGGCCTGATGCAGAGAGAGGGCCAGAGTAGGGGGTGAATCTGGGAGCTGGGGACATAGACTCAGGGGGGTTCCATTCACCTCGACCTGTAGAATCTTAGATATTGCGTCCCCCACAGGGAAATCTAAGGATCCTCGAGCCACCACCTTCAGGGACATGGCAGCAGCTGCGATGGGCACCACAGAGAAGCCAACGGGCCGGGCAGAGCCCGCGGGCACCTGCACCTGCTGAGCGAGCCCTCCGCCCCCGGCCAGGCACAGCCCCTCCACTGGGGACACGTGGACGCTCACCTGGGGGCAGGAAGACAGGGAGGGCCAGAGTCCCAGCCCAGTTaggctccccacccctcacctgccCCATCCCCTCCACCACCGTGCTCTCAACCCCCAAGGGGTCTCACGGTCAGATCTCTATCCAGGTAGTTGTAGAGGACTGGTCGCAGCTCGAGCTGCTCAAAGCGGCGGACAGAGGGCGGCAGGCGGAGGTGCA from Muntiacus reevesi chromosome 20, mMunRee1.1, whole genome shotgun sequence encodes:
- the LOC136151699 gene encoding complement C4-like gives rise to the protein MRLLWGLIWASGFFALSLQKPRLLLFSPSVVRIGVPLSVAVKLQDAPSGQVVRGSVFLRNPSHVNELCSRKVDFSLSTDRDFILLNLPIPQERARICRLHLLRGAPEVQLMVQSSWLRDSLSKQTDTQGVNLLFSSRRGHLFLQTDQPVYNPGQRVRYRVFALDQKMRPATDILTVTVENSQGFRVQKREVVAPSSIFQDNFLIPDISAPGTWKISARFSDSLDSNSSTQFEVKKYVLPNFEVKIIPENPYILTTPGFLSDIQVIIQARYIYGKPVQGVAYVRFGLLGEDGEKTFLRGLESQTKLVDGQCQISLQKAEFQGVLEKLHISINDLPGLRLYVAAAVIESPGGELEEAELTSWRFVSSPFSLDLSKTKQQLIPGVPFLLQALVRDMSGSPASGIPVKVSAKLFSGSTSKTEDFERNTDGSGQVIVSIGVSPTISEVQLSVSAGSPHPAIGSLTVKAPLSRSSGFLSIEWQNPRPLKVGETLNLNLQAVGISGSFSHFYYMILSRGQIVSVHREPKRHLTSISVFVDHHLVPSFHLVAFYYHGGVPVANSLRVDVQAGTCEGKLELNVDSSKAYRPGDTVKLNLQTESRALVALGAVDTALYAVGGKAHKPLDMVKVFEAMNSYDLGCGPGGGDSAPQVFKAAGLAFSDGDHWTEIRKSLSCPKESKPRKKRNVNFQKAINEKVGQYTSPEDKRCCLGGLTRLPMAHTCKQRADRVEPPACREPFLSCCQFAESLRKKARTRGQVGLARAMELLREEDLIEEDDIPVRSFFPENWLWKVEEVDRSSQLRLLLPDSLTTWEIHGVSLSKSTGLCVATPARLRVFREFHMHLRLPPSVRRFEQLELRPVLYNYLDRDLTVSVHVSPVEGLCLAGGGGLAQQVQVPAGSARPVGFSVVPIAAAAMSLKVVARGSLDFPVGDAISKILQVEREGAIHREELVYELNPLDPRGRTLEIPGNSDPNIIPEGDFKSVVSVTASDPLEALGSEGALLPGGVASLLRLPQGCGEQTMTLLAPTLAASRYLDKTEQWSMLPPETKDRAVDLIQKGYTRIQEFRKGDGSYGAWLHRDSSTWLTAFVLKILSLAQDQVGGSPEKLQETAMWLLSQQRDNGSFHDPYPVMDRSMQGGLVGSDETVALTAFVVIALHHGLAVFPDKNSEQLRRVENSISRANTFLGAKVTSGLLGSHASAITAYALSLTDAPEDLRSVAHNNLMAMAQDIGDKLYWGSVTTSPSNVLSPTLAPHSPADPIPQAPALWIETTAYGLLHLLLWEGKAELADQAASWLTRQGSFQGGFRSTQDTVMALDALSAYWIASHTTEEKGLNVTLSSLGRSGLKSHVLQLTNHQVHKLEEELQFSLGSKINVEVGGNSKGTLKVLRSYNVMDMTNTTCQDLQIEVTVMGHVEYTMEAEEDYQEYEYEDSPAGDDPEAHSQPVTPLQLFDGRRNRRRREAPKAAEERESRVQYSVCIWRTGKVGLSGMAIADITLLSGFHALRADLEKLTSLPDRYVSHFETEGPHVLLYFDSVPTSRECVGFGAVQEVPVGLVQPASAVLYDYYNPEHKCSVFYGAPRKSKLLSTLCSADVCQCAEGKCPRQRRALERGQQDVEGYRMKFACYSPRVDYAFQVKVLREDSRAAFRLFETRITQVLHFTKDARATADQTRNFLVRASCRLQLEPGKEYLIMGLDGATYDLKGDPQYLLDSNSWIEEMPSKRMCQSTRHRTPCAQLNSFLEEYGTQGCQV